The following are from one region of the Gammaproteobacteria bacterium genome:
- a CDS encoding aspartate 1-decarboxylase yields the protein MQYTLLKSKLHRACVTHSELEYEGSCAIDATLLEAASIHEYEQIQIYNITNGERFTTYAIRAEAGSGIISVNGAAAHKAKPGDRVIICTYAVLNQHELASFRPVMVYLDETNRITHYRNHIPAQVA from the coding sequence ATGCAGTACACCCTACTGAAGTCCAAGCTGCACCGCGCCTGCGTGACCCACTCCGAGCTGGAGTATGAAGGGTCGTGCGCGATTGACGCCACGCTGCTGGAGGCGGCGAGTATTCACGAATACGAGCAGATCCAGATCTACAACATCACCAATGGCGAGCGCTTCACCACCTACGCGATCCGTGCCGAAGCAGGCAGCGGCATCATCTCCGTCAACGGCGCTGCCGCGCACAAGGCCAAACCGGGGGATCGAGTCATCATCTGCACTTATGCGGTGTTAAATCAGCATGAGCTGGCTTCCTTCAGGCCCGTCATGGTATACCTCGACGAAACCAACCGCATCACGCATTACCGCAATCACATCCCGGCCCAAGTGGCGTAA
- the panC gene encoding pantoate--beta-alanine ligase: protein MHTVRAIADVRSMVRLWRGQDERIAFVPTMGNLHAGHIHLVNQARHRADRVVVSIFVNPMQFGENEDFASYPRTLSEDSIKLAENGAHLLFVPESGEIYPRGVAGATRVEVPGISDILCGASRPGHFTGVATVVNTLFNIVQPDMALFGEKDYQQLLVIRRMVADLCLPVTVVGVPTVREPDGLAMSSRNSYLSAEERARAPQIYRVLCQAKERIQGGEVNYTAIESEAGQALTAAGFHPDYVSVRRAEDLMPASVADHALMILAAARLGKTRLIDNLPIELKNRQQNPIISV from the coding sequence ATGCATACCGTTCGCGCTATTGCCGATGTGCGTAGCATGGTTCGTCTGTGGCGTGGCCAGGACGAGCGTATTGCCTTTGTGCCCACCATGGGCAACCTCCATGCGGGGCATATCCATCTGGTCAATCAGGCCAGGCACCGCGCTGACCGCGTGGTAGTGAGCATATTCGTGAATCCCATGCAGTTTGGAGAAAATGAAGATTTTGCGTCCTATCCCCGCACATTATCCGAAGACAGCATCAAACTGGCCGAAAATGGTGCACACCTTTTGTTTGTGCCCGAGTCTGGTGAGATCTATCCCAGGGGAGTTGCCGGTGCCACGCGGGTAGAGGTGCCAGGAATCTCGGATATCCTGTGCGGCGCGTCTCGCCCCGGCCACTTTACCGGCGTCGCCACCGTGGTCAATACGTTATTTAATATCGTCCAGCCCGATATGGCGCTGTTTGGTGAAAAGGATTACCAGCAGCTGCTGGTAATCCGGCGTATGGTGGCGGATCTGTGTCTGCCCGTCACGGTTGTTGGCGTGCCGACCGTGCGCGAGCCCGATGGGCTAGCCATGAGCTCACGCAACAGCTACCTCTCCGCCGAGGAAAGGGCGCGCGCCCCCCAGATCTACCGGGTGCTATGTCAGGCGAAAGAGCGGATTCAGGGCGGCGAGGTCAACTATACGGCGATCGAGTCAGAGGCTGGGCAAGCGTTGACCGCCGCAGGTTTCCATCCTGACTACGTCAGCGTGCGCCGCGCGGAGGATCTGATGCCTGCATCCGTGGCGGACCACGCCTTGATGATTCTTGCAGCAGCCAGGCTGGGAAAGACGCGCCTGATCGATAACTTGCCGATAGAATTGAAAAACCGGCAACAAAACCCCATAATATCAGTCTAA
- the panB gene encoding 3-methyl-2-oxobutanoate hydroxymethyltransferase, with product MNAQPLPHVTLNTLRDMRRAGEKFACLTAYDASFARLIDDAGVEVILVGDSLGMVVQGRETTLPVTVDDIVYHSRCVTRGCSRALLMVDMPFMSYATPEQALRNAARLMQEGGAHMVKLEGGAVQADIVCQLTERGIPVCAHLGLQPQSVHKLGGYRVQGREASAAQVMRDDARALQAAGADMLLLECVPAALAAEITLASEIPVIGIGAGSGCDAQVLVLYDMLGITLGKRPKFSKNFMQGNHTPQAAIAAYAHAVKNGIFPAPEHTFN from the coding sequence ATGAATGCCCAGCCTCTACCCCACGTCACCCTTAACACTCTGCGCGATATGAGGCGCGCGGGTGAAAAATTCGCCTGCCTGACCGCCTATGACGCCAGCTTTGCGCGTCTAATAGATGACGCAGGCGTTGAGGTGATTCTGGTGGGAGACTCGCTGGGTATGGTGGTGCAGGGGCGCGAGACCACTCTACCGGTGACGGTCGATGACATTGTTTATCACAGTCGTTGTGTGACACGTGGCTGCAGCCGCGCACTGCTGATGGTGGACATGCCATTCATGAGCTACGCCACGCCGGAGCAGGCATTGCGCAACGCTGCACGTTTGATGCAGGAAGGCGGGGCGCATATGGTCAAGCTGGAGGGGGGCGCTGTGCAAGCCGACATCGTGTGTCAGCTTACCGAACGCGGCATTCCAGTGTGCGCCCACCTGGGACTCCAGCCGCAATCAGTACATAAGCTGGGCGGCTACCGGGTGCAGGGGCGCGAAGCCTCCGCCGCGCAAGTAATGCGTGACGACGCTCGTGCATTACAGGCCGCAGGCGCCGATATGCTGCTGCTGGAATGCGTGCCCGCTGCCCTGGCAGCGGAAATCACCCTCGCAAGCGAAATCCCAGTGATCGGCATCGGCGCGGGGTCGGGCTGTGATGCTCAAGTGCTGGTGCTGTATGACATGTTGGGCATTACGCTGGGTAAACGGCCCAAGTTTTCCAAGAATTTCATGCAGGGCAATCATACCCCGCAGGCCGCCATCGCAGCTTACGCGCACGCCGTCAAAAATGGCATCTTCCCCGCGCCAGAGCACACCTTTAACTGA
- a CDS encoding deoxynucleoside kinase, producing the protein MTRGQPGYIVVEGPIGVGKTSLVKRLAETFGSELLLEDAASNPFLERFYQNPRQAALQTQLYFLLQRTRQMQELRQSLLLPETSQPGRVADFLMEKDYLFAQLTLDDDELRLYEQVYRQLTLDIPPPDLVIYLQAPVEVLLARVAKRGLGYERLIESAYLQRLAEAYARFFHNYAAAPLLIVNAATANFAENDKDYNALVEHVRTPRGGRHYLNPLPFAV; encoded by the coding sequence GTGACGCGCGGCCAGCCTGGCTATATCGTCGTCGAGGGGCCGATAGGGGTGGGTAAGACCAGTCTCGTGAAGCGCCTGGCGGAGACCTTCGGTAGCGAGCTGCTGCTGGAGGATGCCGCGTCCAACCCCTTTCTTGAGCGTTTTTACCAAAACCCACGTCAGGCAGCCCTGCAAACCCAGTTGTACTTCCTGCTGCAGCGCACACGCCAGATGCAGGAGCTGCGCCAATCGCTATTGCTGCCGGAAACCTCCCAGCCGGGGCGGGTAGCGGATTTCTTGATGGAGAAGGATTACCTGTTCGCCCAACTCACCCTGGACGACGATGAGTTGCGCCTCTATGAACAGGTGTACCGGCAATTGACGCTGGATATCCCCCCGCCGGACCTGGTGATCTACCTCCAGGCGCCAGTGGAAGTGTTGCTGGCGCGTGTCGCCAAACGTGGTCTCGGCTATGAAAGGCTGATCGAGTCCGCTTACTTGCAACGCCTGGCGGAAGCCTATGCGCGGTTTTTCCACAACTATGCCGCCGCGCCGCTCCTGATCGTCAACGCCGCTACCGCCAATTTTGCAGAAAACGACAAGGATTACAATGCACTGGTAGAGCATGTGCGCACCCCTCGGGGCGGGCGCCATTACCTTAATCCCCTGCCTTTTGCTGTTTAG
- the folK gene encoding 2-amino-4-hydroxy-6-hydroxymethyldihydropteridine diphosphokinase — translation MRKLARPPKNAAAHASVANRLAQRQGDGLVIRAYIGLGSNLNDPVRQVKAALAALNDIPETRCVRHSSLYRSAPLGQAGQPDYINAVAMLDTHLSAQQLLSELQGIERIHGRVRGSEQWGPRTLDLDLLLYGDMRLESEELTVPHPRLAERSFVLYPLCEIAPDLEIPGFGGVRQLMAACRAHDTLSCEVLA, via the coding sequence ATGCGGAAACTCGCGCGCCCGCCAAAAAACGCCGCCGCCCACGCAAGCGTCGCAAACCGGCTGGCGCAGCGGCAGGGTGATGGGCTTGTGATTCGGGCCTATATAGGGCTGGGTAGCAACCTCAATGATCCAGTGCGGCAGGTGAAGGCTGCGCTTGCCGCATTGAACGACATCCCCGAAACCCGCTGTGTGCGGCATTCGTCGCTGTATCGCAGTGCGCCGCTGGGGCAGGCCGGCCAGCCGGATTACATCAACGCCGTAGCCATGCTCGACACTCATCTGTCGGCACAGCAGTTGTTGTCGGAACTGCAAGGGATTGAGCGCATTCACGGCCGTGTGCGCGGTTCCGAGCAGTGGGGGCCGCGCACCCTTGATTTGGATTTATTACTGTACGGAGATATGCGTTTGGAGAGTGAAGAATTGACGGTGCCCCATCCACGGCTGGCGGAGCGCAGCTTTGTGCTGTATCCCCTGTGCGAAATCGCCCCCGACCTGGAGATTCCAGGGTTTGGCGGCGTACGGCAATTGATGGCCGCGTGCCGGGCGCATGATACGCTATCTTGTGAGGTGCTGGCGTGA
- the pcnB gene encoding polynucleotide adenylyltransferase PcnB yields the protein MNAQDSFNDRLKKAGKTISTPRVIPRAEHSISRTNISDSAVKVLYRLKDAGYKAYLVGGGVRDMLLGREPKDFDIATDAHPEEVQEQFRSCHLIGRRFRLAHVRVGRDVVEVATFRANVPSAEEGEARSAKRGEDLHTESGRIMRDNVYGTLEEDAWRRDFTINALYYNIADFSVVDYTGGLEDLKAGWIRLIGDPVQRYREDPVRMLRAVRFAAKLGFRIHPDTEDPLFDLGYLLEDIPSARLYEEVLKLFMGGCALETFELLRHYRLFEHLFPQTEDDLAQEREGFPSELVARALANTDARVAAGKPVTPAFLFAALLWGPMRRQAEPLQAGGESEIQAIQEAGDVVVMRQVQRIALPKRFSLPMREIWTMQPRFTQINGKRPFSLLTHPRFRAAYDFLLLRGESGEDVLDLCEWWTKFQEVNADAQGRASAAGGRMLGAADAHGRASAAGGTTARMQEVEQRKERLPRMPGAADERHVPVAAIDAETRAPAKKRRRPRKRRKPAGAAAG from the coding sequence ATGAATGCTCAAGATTCTTTTAATGACAGGTTAAAAAAGGCAGGGAAAACCATAAGCACGCCCAGAGTCATACCTCGCGCCGAACATTCCATCTCGCGCACCAATATCAGCGACAGCGCAGTCAAGGTGCTTTACCGCCTGAAGGACGCCGGCTATAAGGCCTACCTGGTCGGCGGCGGTGTACGTGACATGCTGCTGGGTCGCGAACCCAAGGATTTCGATATCGCCACCGATGCGCATCCCGAGGAAGTGCAAGAGCAGTTCCGCAGTTGTCATCTCATCGGGCGCCGCTTCCGGCTGGCCCACGTGCGTGTCGGGCGTGATGTTGTTGAAGTGGCTACGTTCCGTGCCAATGTGCCCAGCGCAGAAGAAGGTGAGGCCCGCAGTGCAAAAAGGGGCGAAGACCTGCATACCGAAAGCGGGCGCATCATGCGCGACAACGTCTACGGCACGCTCGAAGAAGACGCTTGGCGCCGTGATTTCACCATCAATGCCCTGTATTACAATATCGCCGACTTTTCCGTGGTGGATTATACCGGCGGTCTGGAAGACCTCAAGGCAGGCTGGATACGCTTGATCGGCGATCCCGTGCAGCGTTACCGCGAAGACCCGGTGCGCATGCTGCGTGCGGTGCGCTTTGCCGCCAAGCTGGGTTTCCGCATCCACCCCGACACCGAGGATCCGCTGTTTGATCTGGGCTATCTGCTGGAGGATATCCCCTCCGCCCGCCTCTATGAAGAAGTGCTCAAATTGTTCATGGGCGGCTGTGCCTTGGAAACCTTCGAACTGCTGCGTCATTATCGCCTGTTCGAGCATTTATTCCCGCAGACCGAGGATGATCTTGCGCAGGAGCGGGAAGGCTTCCCCTCTGAATTGGTGGCGCGCGCCCTGGCCAATACCGATGCGCGTGTTGCCGCCGGAAAACCCGTGACCCCGGCATTTTTATTCGCGGCCCTGCTGTGGGGCCCGATGCGCCGCCAGGCCGAGCCGTTGCAGGCGGGAGGGGAGAGCGAAATCCAGGCCATTCAGGAAGCGGGTGATGTGGTGGTCATGCGCCAGGTGCAGCGCATAGCCTTGCCTAAACGTTTCAGTCTGCCAATGCGCGAAATCTGGACCATGCAGCCCCGTTTCACCCAGATCAACGGCAAACGCCCCTTTAGTTTGCTTACCCACCCCCGTTTTCGCGCAGCTTATGACTTCCTTCTCTTGAGAGGCGAGTCGGGCGAGGATGTCCTGGACTTGTGCGAGTGGTGGACAAAGTTTCAGGAAGTGAATGCCGACGCACAGGGACGTGCTAGTGCTGCGGGAGGCAGGATGCTGGGAGCAGCCGACGCACACGGACGTGCTAGTGCTGCGGGAGGCACGACTGCACGGATGCAGGAGGTAGAGCAACGCAAGGAGCGGTTGCCGAGGATGCCGGGAGCGGCCGACGAACGGCACGTGCCAGTGGCGGCGATAGATGCGGAAACTCGCGCGCCCGCCAAAAAACGCCGCCGCCCACGCAAGCGTCGCAAACCGGCTGGCGCAGCGGCAGGGTGA
- the ligA gene encoding NAD-dependent DNA ligase LigA, with translation MPISDTKPTNNRVTQLRDEINHHNYRYYVLDAPIISDAEYDRLLRELQRLEAEHPDLITPGSPTQRVGAKPLEFLGEVHHGIPMTSLDNAFDEAEVRDWGRRVRQGLETSEAVRYTAEPKFDGASLSLRYENGLLVRAGTRGDGTKGEDVTANARTIKSVPLCLLGKGWPAVLEVRGEVVIPKRDFERLNEERLARSENIFANPRNAAAGSLRQLDPRITAGRPLSFFPWGLGEVSELPAPRYSQIVKHLKEWGFPVTEFFRAVHGIEECLAYYQEITARRNDLPFEVDGVVYKVDELAARDTLGFTARAPRWGIAHKFPAQEETTVVEDILASVGRTGVITPVAMLHPVEVGGVTVSRATLHNEDELRRKDIHIGDTVIVRRAGDVIPEVVGVIAEKRPKHASVWHMPKTCPMCGSEVVRLENESAHHCIGGLYCPAQRMGAILHFASRHAMDIDGLGDKLVAQLVEKGQVKTVADLYHLTKEALVALERMGDKSADNLLAAIEKSKRTTLPRFLYALGISQVGEVTAKQLARYFGGLEPLINASIDELQAVPDVGPVVAASIHHFFAQPHNREVIDALLYAGIHWPQEEISRAYTPLSGKTFVLTGTLDSMSRDESKVRIEALGGKVSGSVSRKTSYVVVGAEAGSKADKARELGVTMLAEQEFLALLEGA, from the coding sequence ATGCCCATCTCCGACACCAAGCCTACCAATAATCGCGTCACCCAGTTGCGTGACGAAATCAATCATCACAACTACCGTTACTACGTCCTCGACGCCCCCATCATCTCCGATGCCGAATATGACCGTCTGTTGCGCGAATTGCAACGGCTTGAGGCAGAACACCCCGATCTGATCACTCCTGGTTCCCCCACCCAGCGCGTGGGGGCGAAGCCGCTGGAATTCCTCGGCGAGGTACACCATGGCATTCCCATGACCTCACTGGACAACGCCTTCGACGAAGCGGAAGTCCGGGACTGGGGCCGGCGCGTGCGCCAAGGGCTTGAAACATCCGAAGCCGTGCGCTACACCGCCGAACCTAAATTCGACGGCGCCTCGCTCAGCTTGCGCTATGAAAACGGCCTACTGGTGCGGGCGGGGACACGCGGTGACGGAACGAAGGGCGAGGACGTGACAGCCAATGCACGCACCATAAAGAGCGTGCCGCTGTGCTTGCTCGGCAAAGGCTGGCCGGCGGTACTGGAAGTGCGAGGTGAGGTGGTCATCCCCAAGCGCGACTTCGAACGTCTCAACGAAGAACGCTTGGCGCGAAGTGAAAATATCTTTGCCAACCCGCGCAATGCCGCCGCTGGCAGTCTGCGTCAACTCGATCCACGCATCACTGCCGGTCGCCCTTTGAGTTTCTTTCCGTGGGGGCTGGGCGAGGTTTCGGAACTGCCTGCGCCGCGTTATTCGCAGATCGTAAAACACCTCAAGGAATGGGGCTTCCCCGTCACTGAATTCTTCCGTGCCGTACACGGTATTGAAGAGTGTCTGGCTTATTACCAGGAAATAACCGCGCGCCGTAACGATCTGCCCTTTGAAGTGGATGGGGTGGTCTACAAGGTGGATGAGCTTGCCGCTCGCGATACCCTCGGCTTTACCGCCCGTGCGCCACGCTGGGGCATCGCCCACAAATTCCCCGCCCAGGAAGAGACCACTGTCGTCGAGGACATCCTCGCTTCGGTAGGCCGCACCGGAGTCATCACCCCGGTTGCGATGCTGCACCCAGTCGAGGTCGGCGGTGTGACCGTGAGCCGTGCCACGCTGCACAACGAGGATGAGTTGCGGCGCAAGGATATCCATATCGGCGACACCGTCATCGTGCGCCGCGCGGGGGATGTAATCCCCGAGGTGGTGGGCGTGATCGCGGAAAAGCGTCCCAAGCACGCCAGTGTATGGCATATGCCCAAGACATGCCCGATGTGCGGCTCAGAGGTGGTGCGCCTGGAAAACGAGTCTGCACACCACTGCATAGGCGGACTTTACTGCCCAGCGCAACGCATGGGCGCGATCCTCCATTTCGCCTCGCGCCACGCCATGGACATTGATGGCCTGGGCGACAAACTGGTGGCGCAACTGGTGGAGAAAGGGCAGGTAAAGACCGTGGCCGACCTCTATCACCTCACCAAAGAGGCGCTCGTGGCGCTGGAGCGCATGGGGGACAAGTCGGCAGACAATCTGCTCGCCGCCATCGAAAAATCCAAACGCACTACCCTGCCCCGCTTTCTCTACGCCTTGGGCATCAGTCAAGTCGGCGAGGTGACCGCAAAGCAGCTTGCCCGTTACTTTGGCGGCCTCGAACCACTTATTAACGCCTCTATAGATGAGCTGCAGGCCGTTCCCGATGTCGGCCCGGTGGTCGCCGCGAGCATTCATCATTTCTTCGCTCAACCGCATAACCGGGAGGTCATCGACGCCTTGCTCTATGCCGGCATCCACTGGCCACAGGAGGAGATCAGCCGTGCCTATACGCCGCTCTCCGGCAAGACCTTTGTCCTCACCGGCACGCTGGACAGCATGAGCCGCGATGAGTCAAAGGTGCGCATCGAGGCGCTGGGTGGCAAAGTGAGCGGCAGCGTCTCGCGCAAGACCAGTTACGTTGTTGTGGGGGCCGAAGCCGGCTCCAAGGCGGACAAGGCACGGGAACTAGGCGTGACGATGCTTGCGGAACAGGAATTTTTAGCGCTGCTGGAAGGGGCCTGA
- a CDS encoding MFS transporter — translation MATRSSLAAGVSRREVWAWAMYDFANSGYTTVVITAIFNAYFVSVVAGNQDWATFAWTAALAISYFLVMLTAPVLGAYADAYAAKKQLLLFTTAGCVLGTAGLALAGPGNLALAIVFIVLSNFFFGSGENLIAAFLPELARSRSLGKVSGWGWSLGYMGGLVSLGLSLAYVSWAQARGDQASSFVPVTMLITAGLFALSSLPTFLFLRERAIPQPHPPGRNLIGEAFTRLGATIKHARRYRDLRRFLICTVFYSAGINTVITLAAIYAQQVMHFDTQQTLLLVMVVNVTAAGGAFLFGYIQDRLGHVPTLALTLLGWLVMIALAWTAQGPGMFWAAANVAGLCMGASQSAGRALVGLLAPAARHAEFFGLWGLAVKLSAIFGPITYGLVSWLSGGDHRLAMLITGSYFVLGLLILAGVDVKRGRRAALRK, via the coding sequence ATGGCTACGCGTTCCTCCCTGGCCGCTGGCGTCTCACGCCGCGAAGTCTGGGCGTGGGCGATGTACGACTTCGCCAATTCGGGCTATACCACAGTCGTCATCACCGCCATCTTCAACGCCTATTTCGTCTCGGTGGTGGCGGGCAACCAGGATTGGGCGACGTTTGCCTGGACGGCGGCGCTGGCGATCTCATACTTCCTGGTCATGCTGACAGCGCCAGTGCTGGGCGCCTATGCGGACGCCTACGCCGCCAAGAAACAACTGCTGCTTTTTACCACTGCAGGTTGCGTGCTGGGCACCGCAGGACTTGCCTTGGCCGGCCCCGGCAACCTGGCGCTCGCCATCGTATTCATCGTGCTTTCCAACTTCTTTTTCGGCAGCGGCGAAAATCTCATCGCCGCCTTTCTTCCCGAGCTGGCGCGCAGCCGCAGCCTGGGCAAGGTATCCGGCTGGGGCTGGAGCCTGGGCTATATGGGCGGCCTGGTAAGCCTGGGGTTATCGCTGGCCTATGTAAGCTGGGCGCAAGCGCGTGGCGACCAGGCATCTTCATTTGTGCCCGTGACCATGCTGATCACCGCCGGGCTGTTTGCCCTGTCCAGCCTGCCAACATTCCTGTTCCTGCGCGAACGAGCCATCCCCCAGCCACACCCTCCGGGCCGCAACCTGATTGGCGAGGCATTCACCCGCCTCGGCGCCACCATCAAACACGCGCGCCGTTACCGTGACCTGCGACGCTTTTTGATATGCACGGTATTTTACTCGGCAGGCATCAATACGGTTATCACCCTCGCCGCGATATACGCCCAGCAGGTAATGCACTTTGACACCCAACAGACCTTGCTGCTGGTCATGGTGGTCAACGTCACCGCCGCCGGCGGGGCCTTTCTGTTTGGCTACATCCAGGACCGCCTCGGCCACGTCCCCACGCTTGCCCTGACCCTGCTGGGCTGGCTCGTGATGATTGCGCTGGCGTGGACGGCACAGGGGCCGGGCATGTTCTGGGCCGCCGCCAACGTAGCCGGGTTGTGCATGGGCGCCAGCCAATCGGCGGGCCGCGCCCTAGTGGGGCTGCTCGCCCCCGCCGCACGCCACGCCGAATTTTTCGGTCTGTGGGGTTTGGCAGTCAAACTCTCTGCCATCTTTGGCCCGATCACCTATGGCCTGGTAAGCTGGCTATCCGGTGGAGACCACCGCCTCGCCATGCTCATCACCGGCAGCTATTTCGTGCTGGGATTGTTGATCCTGGCTGGAGTCGATGTAAAGCGTGGGCGGCGCGCGGCGTTGCGTAAGTAG
- a CDS encoding FxDxF family PEP-CTERM protein: protein MKSKLAIIAVASIFSISAQAENIYATYAGSQLGVTERTQALVQTGFFSTGVTASGIALGVNNDLYISAGNHLINYNINGTLINNMTFPDSAINYTDVAVGGGNVLASYNGSQMGFTVRDYSLNQLNAVTTGFNISGIAAGDSGHVYLASGNHLYDYMTNGTLVTNMTFPDAAINYTDIDYSNNMLVASYTGSQQGVTLRNLALNQTSFFGVTFNIDSLALGNNNDVFLASGNNLYNYTLGGTLITSMTFPDAGIRYTGIDVTPVPEAESYAMMLVGLGLMGFMARRRKSSVSSQASA from the coding sequence GTGAAATCAAAGCTAGCAATTATTGCTGTGGCATCCATATTTTCCATCTCCGCACAGGCAGAGAATATCTACGCGACTTATGCAGGATCTCAGTTGGGCGTGACTGAGCGTACCCAAGCATTGGTTCAGACGGGATTTTTCAGTACAGGTGTGACAGCTAGCGGTATTGCCCTGGGGGTGAACAATGATCTGTACATCTCGGCAGGCAACCATCTTATCAACTACAACATCAATGGCACACTGATCAACAACATGACGTTTCCGGATTCGGCCATTAATTACACTGACGTTGCCGTTGGTGGCGGCAACGTTCTGGCTTCCTACAACGGCTCGCAAATGGGTTTTACGGTTCGCGACTACAGTTTGAATCAGCTGAACGCCGTGACGACTGGCTTCAACATCAGCGGCATTGCAGCAGGCGATAGTGGCCATGTCTACTTGGCTTCCGGAAACCATTTGTATGATTACATGACAAATGGCACGCTGGTCACCAACATGACTTTCCCTGATGCCGCCATCAACTATACCGATATTGACTACAGCAATAACATGCTCGTCGCCTCCTATACCGGTTCGCAACAAGGTGTGACCTTACGTAACTTGGCACTGAACCAAACTAGCTTCTTTGGTGTGACTTTCAATATTGACAGCTTGGCGCTGGGCAATAACAACGATGTTTTTCTCGCATCGGGCAACAACCTGTACAACTACACGTTAGGTGGCACTTTGATCACCAGCATGACCTTTCCGGATGCGGGCATTCGCTACACCGGGATTGACGTGACACCCGTACCCGAAGCGGAATCATACGCGATGATGCTGGTCGGCCTGGGGTTGATGGGCTTCATGGCACGGCGCAGGAAAAGCAGCGTTTCATCACAAGCTTCCGCCTGA